ACGCGGAACGCATCATCATCGGGTTCGGCTTGCCGACGAAGTACGGCTCCACACCGGTCGCCTTCGAGATCATCGCGGCGACCGAACCGGCGGCCGGCAGCGCGCCCTCGACCGAGGGGCCGGTGGCGTCGGGGTTGGTGCAGATGAACCGAGCCCCGTCGTTGATCAGTCGGACCGCCTTGGTGATCGCCTCGAAGCTGTAGGTACGGGTCTCCCCCAGCACCACGTAGTCCGGCGCGAAGTCGCTGAGCACGTAGCCGACCGCGTGCAGCGCCGTGGTCAGCCCGGCCTCCCCGATCACGTACGCGGTGCCGCTCGGCCGCTGGTCCACCAGGAACTGCGCGGTGGCCAGCGCGGACGACCAGATCGCGGACTCCGGGACGTCCAGTCCCATCCGGGCCAACCGCGCCTGCAGGTCACGTGGCGTGTAGATCGAGTTGTTGGTCAGCACCAGGAACGGCTTGCCGGAGGCACGCAGCCTCGCGATGAACTCCGGCGCACCGGGTACCGGCTGGCCCTCGTGGACCAGGACCCCGTCC
The sequence above is a segment of the Micromonospora sp. WMMA1363 genome. Coding sequences within it:
- a CDS encoding HAD-IIA family hydrolase, whose protein sequence is MHDRKPVESWLTDMDGVLVHEGQPVPGAPEFIARLRASGKPFLVLTNNSIYTPRDLQARLARMGLDVPESAIWSSALATAQFLVDQRPSGTAYVIGEAGLTTALHAVGYVLSDFAPDYVVLGETRTYSFEAITKAVRLINDGARFICTNPDATGPSVEGALPAAGSVAAMISKATGVEPYFVGKPNPMMMRSALNTINAHSESTAMIGDRMDTDILCGLEAGLETILVLTGISNRVEAERYPYRPSRIVDSVADLIDEI